AGGtgttttatttgtcattttctaCATGCTTTATGGGTGCTGAAAGTTTATAGTGTTAATTATGTTTGTGTTAATAAAATCTGGCATTAGTAGAGTAGAGAAGACGAAGGTGATGAACAAAGCAGGTACTTCTGACAGCTTGCCTTGCCTGGGTGTTTTCCTGGTGCAGCCAAATTTGGTTGTGCCGAGCATCTGGGGTTGGCGTTGAATGACGATGCAACTGATTGCTGACTGATTCCTTCTCTATTCATTAAATTCTATTGCTAAAGCAGTTTTCAGAATTAGAAACATTTTTTTCATTCTCTTGGTTATTCTTGTTTCTAATTTGGTGATTTATCACTTCTGAGAAAGGGGGTGATTGCTTTTCTAGTGGCAGGAATATGAGAACTGCCCTATTATTTTTTCGACTTCGTTATCTCCTTCCTCTGCTTGTGTATGTGAGTATATTAACCACTAGCTGCAAATCCGTGTGGcactgaaatttttttatacatcAAATTGCTTCTTCTGTGGTGGTAAAAAATCTTAGTTGTAAGTtgtaacaaattgaaaaattattaagTAGTCTCCTTTTCTTCACCCTGTTATGTTAACAGTTTTCAATAACTATTGGCATATCTTTTTGCAGTTCCAATTTCAGTTATTGCTTCttttagaaaaatgaaaaagctcATCCAAAACAATTCGTCAATAGCAGCTGCATTGAGGGAGTCTTCCCTCCTTGTAATGTTCTTATTTTGttctctttaaaaaaattaagtgcAAGTTGAATCACGAATATGCTAAAAGATAGGCATAAATCTCCTTCTTGTAGGTTGTGAGTTCGAATGGGAAGAAGGTGAAACGGATTCATCCCCTTCCATTAACTGAAAACAAAGATCCAAAGGTATCCTTTcgaacttgatttttttttttttgttcttaatttttatgtattatttttggaaaactTCAAGCATCTAATTTCTGCATTATAGTGCACTGTCTTGGTAGAGAACCTACCTGAGGATCATTCAGTGGAGAACCTTAAGAGTATACTTGGTGAAGCTGGAAAGTAtgttcttttccttcttcttttttttcccatgatgtgacattACTGTTCTCTACAATTTTGATTATAGCATGGCTTTCAATTTTCCAGAATAAAAGATTTGTACATACTCAACCCACATGCAATAGAAGTGTCTACAAAAGGCGGCAAGGCTAAGAAGCTGATTAGTAATAAGGTATGGTTTCTAAATTTTATGTGCATGATTGTACATGCTAATTATCCGAATCTGGTGATTTAGAGGGATCGGTTACTGAGATACACTTTCCATGATCGGGATTTTTGTGGTTGGTGAAAGTCTTCTGTTCTTTGTGGTCTGAGGCAAACGCTGTGGTCCTTCTGAAGACAATTTTGAGATAATCCGGCAGCCTTTTGTAATGTGTCTTGTTTTTTGTCGCAGTTGCATGCCCTTGTGAAGTATGATACCGTGGAGGCTGCTGACAAAGCTGTAAGTGTTTGTTCTTTCCAACGGTATAATCATCAACATCAACATCAACATCATTTTTCATAGGGCTCTCTATAGCTCGGATAATCAATCCTTGGCTTACAGTTTTTTCCTGGTAATTTGTGTCAGGTCACTACTTTAAATAATGAGGAGGATTGGAGAAATGGCATGCGGGTGAAGCTTCTAAAACAAGTGGTATTTGATTctgtcttttttcctttttcttttttctatctTCACTTTTGGCTACAAGAAGAGTTAATGTTGGTATTATTCACATCAGGGGAAGTATGGACAGAGAAAACAACCCTGGAAGGGTTTCGAATCTGAGAAGAGTAGCGGCAACAGAAGTAATGATCAAACAGGAGACGAGGAGTACCATACTGTAAGTGTGAAACATAATGATGCACGGACAATTGATGAAGAGGTAAGCGGTGGTTATGCTCATGAGCAATTGGTGTTATTTTTGTTGGAGTCCTTGATGGATCCAGTTCCATACAAGTGTTTCATTACACTCGACTGGTTTTTAAGTTTTGACCTTTTTGCTTCTGCCATTCTAGGATGGAGAGCGAGTTCCCAAGGAGAAAACTGGGCATAGAGGTCGAAATAGGGGGCAGTCAGGAAGGCAAAAATACCGTGGGACCAATGGATTTGGTACGTTGATGAACTAATATTTTGAATAGATTCCTTTCCTTCATAGACTCTATTCACTTAGCCTAGTTTGGTGTtaaggtgattctgaaaaaaactgttataaaaaaaagctgggagcttttttgtgtttggtaaacattcagcttcagttttttttcacagttttgggtgaaaaaaaagctaaaaacatGAAGctacaaaacccagctttgaaaaaccggcttGTTTTCACATCTGTGtacataaaagtttacaaaacattataatattgttttttttttttcaaaagcatttttacaaaaaagtttaccaaacactctgctgctttatttcacagtaCAGCAAAAGcagcttttttttcttcaaaatactgcaatatcaaaccagcccttaatatAACCAAAATGTTTCCCCAGGTCATGGAACTACTACGGCCAATCACGGCATTGAACCTTGGAAGCCACCACCCGGCCCAAGGATGCCTGACGGAACCAGGGGATTCACATTGGGGCGAGGGCGGACTCTGAGCACAGCCCAGAGTTAGCGACTGGGTTGATCACCAGACCTATAGTGATTTTGTGTTTCAGAACGTTTGCGTATGTATTGGACTGAGATCTGGTAGATCGGTGATGCGTCTACTCATGCCGGCGGACTTATGTGAATATTCATCTATCAACCGTTATCCGAATTTCTGTTGGGTGTTATAGCCCAGGTGCGGAATGCAGTTTGATAGACGAGTCTCTTGTTACTTATTTTTTAAACCATGATACGACGTTGTACATTGTACAATATTTTCTTGGATCAATCCAAGAATTAAAAACAGATGATTTCCTATTTGAAGAGACGGATTTAAACTCGAACGTAAGACGGATAAATTGTTTAATCAACTAACTTAATCAACGTTTGTTAtatcaaaaaattatttagCATGTCATATTCGATCGAAATATTTAGTTGGTCAACGGGTAAATTAGGTAAAACCTAACACTAGTAAGCTTTGGGGTTGTCAACCAACGAGTAGCAAACGTGTTCGATTTTCATTTCTTCACGACAAAAAGCACCTGAAATAaaaggatcaggatcctctcctctcctgagctaagccTAAGGGTGAGGATTCTCTTGACCAAGTTCATCGGACTGTTAAAATTTTATTCaatggttacaattattataatttttagagggaTTTCCTGTTTGTAGCTGTTGGATAAAATTCCAATGACCCGATAgacttggtcaggaggatcctcacccttagctcaggagaggatcctgatccgaaATATAAAAAACATTCCCAAATCAGCAGATCCTCTTTCAGGAGAAAATTTTTATTGTGATCGGAACACGAAGGGTACACTATTtatttgggaaattttattttttaagttattaactttttaatacacaTATCTCACTATTTGTATAATAATATGTGATGCATCATCTGTGTATTGACCCCACCAAACCAATCCATAGTCCATGTGTGGAAAGGCCGTCTCTCTCTCACGCGCAGAAACTCGATCCGGGGCGAGAATTTCAAAGTTTCCTCTTTCGCATTCCCTCCGGCCgtcctttcttatttttttaatttttttgcggTATAAAAAGCTTCAAAACTCGAATATCCAATTCTCTTCGTCCTCTCCAGTTTTTAATGGACTCACCATCCTCTCCGAGATCTGAATCttcatctccttcttcttccgctGAGACATGACGTCATCATCATCTTGTTCTCTCACTCTCCTCCGGCACCTCTCTCCTCTCCAACTCTCTCGCTCCCGCCACTGCTCCCCCTCGCTCTGCACCGCCATTCTCCGCCGATCCGTTTCGGCCTTTTCGTTCGGGAGCTCCGGTGTCCGATACGATCTTCAGGTTTGTTTTCTGGTATCGCCGATTCGTTTCGTAATTTccgtttggttgccgagaaagtcATCTGTGATGGAATTCGAAAGCCACTCGTagactcttttctttcttctgtgAAATGCTTGTTCTGATGTGTGCTGATTTGATATATCATCAATTTCAGTTGATTCGGCGGAGAAATGGGCGCCAATTCCGATACAATTCTGTTGATTTCGGGTCTTTTGATTCGGTAAGCCTCATAGCTCTTGTTCAAAATGATGGTTGTTTATCTGTTTGGTATTTGTATTTTGACTAGATTTCGGTGTTGATAACAATTTGaagttatagttttttttttggtcaatattTGAAGTTATAGTTTACATTTGTTTTGGAATCAACTATCAGTGTTTCGTGCTTTTCGGATGCTCGTTGAATAAATTCTCTGTTCTAATCGAAACATACTTTGACTATTCGAATACAAAAAATGCCGATTTTCCGCATACACATTAGCTCCTCGCTTTACTGTTTTAGGAAATTAGGAAAAACATCCGGACAACTATatgaaaacacttaaaagaacTCAATTTGAGAGAAATAATCGCGCATCTACATACATGTCATGTTCTAATTCATTCTTAGTTCGAAATCTCTTTTGGTGCCCTCCTCTCATTGCAAAGTGGGCAGGGAGCTTTTCTTAAATATTgggtttgaagtgttttttctttttgttgtaaaGGTGAAATGTTATCAATTGCTTATGCATATGAAAAGCATTTTTTGTTTCCCTTTAGGAAGCAGCTGATATAGCACCACTTGATGATTGGGGGGGCGGCCATGAAGACTCTACAGGGTACATAATGTATTCCAGCGGTGAAGATAGTGATGGAGAGTTCGTAGTAACTCCCGTAGCTGATATTGATTTGCCTGCCATCACTGTATCAACTGATGATGCTATGACTGTCACTGCTCATCGGCTTGCAATGCTTGGAAGGCAGCGTAGGAAACACAGGCAAGTATGCCATCTGATTAATTACTCACTGTTCatagacttgaagaagtacagATTCTAACATATTGACTGCACCCTACGGTATATCAATGTTGCTCGAGAAAAACTCAAACTTCAGTTTTTTATGATCACCATGTGTTTTGATAGATTTTGACAAGTGATATataaaattttacaaaaaacaaacatatagaATGAAAGCCATGGTATTTTAAAGTTGTTGAGAAAATGGTGTTTGCAATTTACACAAGGTTTTTGAGTGTGTTGCGAGACACTATGTGGCTTTTTTCTACTAGTTATTCAAAAGTTTAGAATTCATTGGACATTTAGAGACTGGTCCAAAATTTCCACTACAATGAGAAGTCATTATCTGTTATTTGACGGGAACCTATTCACGTGCTTAAACTAGTGATATATGTGCGTCTTTCTTAGTCTGATTGTCCTTTACACTCTACATTTGCAGGGTTAGACATGGAGTATTACTCAATATGGGACTGATACTGTTCTTAGTGGTGTTACTTTTATATGTGGATTCGTGTG
This genomic interval from Malus domestica chromosome 05, GDT2T_hap1 contains the following:
- the LOC103434993 gene encoding la-related protein 6A-like, with translation MEGEEGPTVTTPADTTPTVITCGIDAPPPSPPHGSDISPVGSPGRASSEIQPQPSDDDPDQSSGTGGLSEDLKQKIIKQVEYYFSDENLPADKYMLSMIKKNKEGYVPISVIASFRKMKKLIQNNSSIAAALRESSLLVVSSNGKKVKRIHPLPLTENKDPKCTVLVENLPEDHSVENLKSILGEAGKIKDLYILNPHAIEVSTKGGKAKKLISNKLHALVKYDTVEAADKAVTTLNNEEDWRNGMRVKLLKQVGKYGQRKQPWKGFESEKSSGNRSNDQTGDEEYHTVSVKHNDARTIDEEDGERVPKEKTGHRGRNRGQSGRQKYRGTNGFGHGTTTANHGIEPWKPPPGPRMPDGTRGFTLGRGRTLSTAQS